ACAATTAAAAGTTGTGGCTTCTATGTCAGTTGGTGTTGACCACTTAGATTTGCAAGCTTtgaagaagagaaatattaaaGTTGGTTATACTCCTGGTATTCTAACGAATGCAACAGCTGAATTGGCTGTAGCATTATTACTAGCTACATCTAGAAGATTAATAGAAGCAAACAGAGCCATTTACAAGTATAAAACAGAGCATATctttttatgtattaaatCGCGTAATTAGacatacattttatttcaaatataatttatataggGGTGAATGGAAAGCATGGTCACCAACTTGGATGTGTGGACCAGGATTATCTGGATCAACTGTTGGAATAGTAGGATTAGGTCGTATTGGTATTCAAGTAGCAAGATGTCTTAACAGCTTTAACACtgctaaaatattatatacaagtaGGAGTATTAAGCAGGAAGCATCCGAATTTGGAGGAGAAAAAGTAGAACTTGATATGTTATTGGAAAAAAGTGATTTTGTAATTGTAACAACAGCTTTAACTCCAGATACAAGACAAATgtttaacaaaaatacattcaaaaaaatgaaaagatctgctatatttataaatatcagtAGAGGAGAAGTTGTTGATCAATCTGCTCTGATAGAAGCTTTAAAGGGTGGAATAATCAGAGCTGCTGGTTTAGATGTTACAACTCCTGAACCTATTCCATTAGATAGTGAACTTTTGAAGTTAGATAACTGTGGTAAGTTAACTAAGATCTATctgtagtaaaatatataataaaaataatgatttacTTATGTTTCAG
This DNA window, taken from Bombus fervidus isolate BK054 chromosome 14, iyBomFerv1, whole genome shotgun sequence, encodes the following:
- the LOC139994245 gene encoding glyoxylate reductase/hydroxypyruvate reductase-like, whose amino-acid sequence is MSLSNFTFYTKSNQRSLLLIALKLLRHNNQKFVTSSPVKMSRPKVLITRSDIPAAGLNLLKEQFDVVLWEKSEPIPKSVLLSKIQNMDGVYCLLTDKIDEEVLNAAGPQLKVVASMSVGVDHLDLQALKKRNIKVGYTPGILTNATAELAVALLLATSRRLIEANRAIYKGEWKAWSPTWMCGPGLSGSTVGIVGLGRIGIQVARCLNSFNTAKILYTSRSIKQEASEFGGEKVELDMLLEKSDFVIVTTALTPDTRQMFNKNTFKKMKRSAIFINISRGEVVDQSALIEALKGGIIRAAGLDVTTPEPIPLDSELLKLDNCVVLPHIGSAATETREEMSIITAKNIMAVLKGTPAEMPAPLQL